In one Sporomusa sphaeroides DSM 2875 genomic region, the following are encoded:
- a CDS encoding molybdopterin-dependent aldehyde oxidoreductase, with the protein MQKKVLNINGLPRTLIVDLEASLASVLREQLLLTGCKVGCNQGQCGTCSIIMDGRVVRSCVMKMKRVPDEANITTIEGLATPTNLHPLQVAWMAYGCAQCGFCSPGFILSAKVLLDENPNPSREEIRDWFQKHRNACRCTGYKPLVDAVMAAAKVIRGEMRKEDLLYQPVGNKIYGTTYHRPSALQKVTGTWDFGADVALQMPAGTLRLALVQAEVSHANIKGIDTTEAEKMPGVYKVVTHKDVKGKNRITGLITFPTNKGDGWDRPILCDEKVFQYGDAIAIVCADTEEHAREAAQKVKVDLEVLPAYMSAPAAMAPDAIDIHPGVPNTYFEQGVVKGEDTKPIMQDPNVVTVEVNTYCSRQPHLVLEPDCGCAYYDEEGRLTVHSKSIALHLHHAMICPGIGIEPEKLRLVANPTGATFGYKFSPTNEALLAVACMATGKPVSLNFNMYQMITYTGKRSPVFMKCKLAADKTGKLLAMETDWAMDHGPYSEFGDLATLRQAQFTGAGYEIPNIRGKGRTVCTNHAWGSAFRAYGSPQAFLASEIAMDELAEKLGMDPLELRFKNIYRPGATTPTQQVPEVFCFESMFNTLRPLWEEAKKRCQELSTPEKKRGVGLSLGIYGCGLDGPDGSVAWIELNKDGTISVGSSWQDHGQGADLAALTHAHETLRQMGITPEQIKLVMNDMAFTPASGPSGGSRQNVMTGNAIRVGCEMLVNAMRKPDGTYRTYDEMVAENIPLRYDGKWAASMCTDCNPDTAKGDPFAVYMYEVFMPEVEVDMKTGKARVVKFTTVADIGTLTNKATTDGQIYGGLAQGIGLALTEDFEDLQKHTNLVACGFPFIQDIPDDIDIIYNISPREHGPYGAAGVGEGPLTAPHPAVLNAIYNACGVRVYAVPALPEKIKAGLEALAAKEQAAGSK; encoded by the coding sequence ATGCAAAAAAAAGTGCTGAATATCAATGGTTTGCCAAGAACCCTGATTGTTGACCTTGAAGCCAGTCTGGCCAGTGTGCTCAGGGAACAACTACTGCTGACAGGTTGTAAAGTCGGCTGTAATCAAGGTCAATGCGGAACTTGCTCGATCATCATGGATGGCAGAGTGGTACGGTCCTGTGTTATGAAAATGAAGAGAGTTCCTGACGAAGCCAATATCACCACAATTGAAGGTTTGGCTACACCTACCAATCTTCATCCGCTGCAGGTTGCCTGGATGGCTTACGGGTGCGCCCAATGCGGGTTCTGCAGCCCTGGCTTTATTTTGTCGGCCAAGGTCTTACTTGACGAAAACCCGAATCCATCAAGAGAAGAGATTCGCGACTGGTTCCAGAAGCACCGCAACGCTTGCCGCTGCACCGGTTATAAGCCGCTGGTCGATGCCGTTATGGCAGCCGCTAAGGTTATTCGCGGTGAAATGAGGAAAGAAGACCTGTTGTACCAGCCTGTAGGCAATAAGATTTACGGCACTACCTATCATCGTCCGTCCGCCTTGCAGAAAGTCACCGGCACCTGGGATTTCGGCGCCGATGTTGCCCTGCAGATGCCTGCCGGAACGCTGCGCTTAGCGCTTGTTCAGGCAGAAGTATCTCATGCAAATATTAAAGGCATTGACACCACGGAAGCCGAAAAAATGCCTGGTGTTTACAAAGTTGTTACCCACAAGGATGTCAAAGGCAAAAACCGTATCACCGGCCTGATTACCTTCCCGACCAATAAAGGTGACGGCTGGGATCGCCCCATTTTGTGCGACGAGAAAGTATTCCAATATGGTGATGCAATTGCCATAGTTTGTGCCGATACTGAAGAACATGCCAGAGAAGCCGCCCAAAAAGTCAAGGTTGATCTGGAAGTATTGCCTGCCTATATGAGCGCGCCGGCAGCCATGGCACCTGATGCTATCGATATTCATCCCGGCGTGCCTAATACTTACTTTGAGCAAGGGGTCGTCAAGGGTGAGGACACCAAACCCATCATGCAGGACCCTAATGTTGTGACAGTAGAAGTTAATACCTACTGCAGCCGTCAGCCTCATCTGGTGCTGGAACCTGACTGCGGTTGCGCCTATTATGATGAAGAAGGACGTCTGACCGTTCATTCCAAGAGTATCGCGTTGCATTTGCACCATGCTATGATTTGCCCCGGTATTGGTATTGAGCCGGAAAAACTTCGTCTTGTCGCCAACCCCACAGGCGCGACTTTCGGCTATAAGTTCAGCCCGACAAATGAAGCGCTGCTGGCTGTTGCTTGTATGGCTACAGGCAAACCGGTATCCCTGAACTTCAATATGTACCAAATGATTACTTATACCGGTAAACGCTCACCTGTCTTTATGAAATGCAAGCTGGCTGCCGACAAAACAGGCAAACTGCTGGCTATGGAAACAGACTGGGCAATGGATCATGGTCCCTACAGCGAGTTCGGTGATTTGGCAACTCTGCGTCAAGCCCAGTTTACCGGTGCCGGCTACGAGATTCCCAATATTCGCGGCAAAGGACGCACCGTATGCACCAATCATGCATGGGGTTCTGCTTTCCGCGCTTACGGTTCGCCGCAAGCCTTCCTGGCTTCGGAAATTGCCATGGACGAATTGGCAGAGAAACTCGGCATGGATCCGCTGGAATTGCGCTTTAAAAATATTTATCGTCCGGGTGCCACTACACCGACGCAGCAAGTACCGGAAGTGTTCTGCTTTGAGAGTATGTTCAACACCCTCCGGCCGCTTTGGGAAGAAGCCAAAAAGCGTTGCCAGGAGCTCTCCACACCTGAGAAAAAACGCGGTGTAGGCCTGTCACTGGGTATCTACGGCTGCGGGCTTGACGGTCCTGACGGTTCGGTGGCCTGGATAGAACTGAACAAAGATGGCACCATTAGTGTCGGTTCCTCCTGGCAAGACCATGGCCAGGGCGCAGACCTTGCCGCTTTAACCCATGCTCATGAAACCCTGCGGCAAATGGGTATCACCCCGGAACAAATCAAACTTGTGATGAATGATATGGCCTTTACTCCGGCCAGCGGCCCGTCTGGCGGCAGCCGGCAAAATGTAATGACAGGCAATGCCATTCGTGTTGGCTGCGAAATGCTGGTCAATGCCATGCGTAAGCCTGACGGCACCTATCGCACTTATGACGAAATGGTTGCCGAAAATATTCCGCTTCGCTATGACGGCAAATGGGCGGCCTCAATGTGTACTGACTGCAATCCTGATACTGCCAAAGGTGATCCGTTTGCAGTGTACATGTATGAAGTATTTATGCCAGAAGTTGAAGTGGACATGAAGACAGGTAAAGCCAGAGTGGTCAAATTTACAACGGTTGCCGATATTGGCACACTTACCAATAAGGCGACTACTGATGGCCAAATTTATGGCGGTTTGGCACAAGGCATCGGCCTGGCTTTGACCGAGGACTTCGAAGATCTGCAAAAGCATACTAATTTAGTGGCTTGTGGCTTCCCATTCATCCAGGATATTCCGGATGACATAGACATCATTTATAATATCTCACCGCGTGAGCATGGCCCGTATGGTGCCGCCGGTGTAGGCGAAGGCCCGCTTACTGCTCCGCATCCTGCTGTTCTTAACGCCATTTATAATGCTTGTGGCGTACGGGTTTATGCAGTACCGGCACTGCCCGAAAAAATTAAAGCAGGTCTGGAAGCACTGGCTGCCAAAGAACAAGCGGCCGGCAGCAAATAA
- a CDS encoding molybdopterin-binding protein gives MKVVPVYQAEGMVLCHDVTEIIPGKRKGKAFRKGHVIRRDDIPRLLTIGKENIYVWEVNEQTLHENDAALRFAQAIAGPGLSLAEASEGKVEITASIRGLLKINGEALERINDIEQVAAATLHSNQIVDAGKKVAGCKIIPLVIGNEKLKQIEQIGIDCYPVVEVKPLQACKVGVVTTGSEVYHGRITDCFGPVLTDKFERLGSSVLRQVFVPDDISMISKAIHRLLAEGAEMIVTTGGMSVDPDDVTPSGIRAAGGQIVAYGAPTLPGAMFMLAYFGTVPVLGLPGCVMYHKSTIFDLVVPRLLAGEVLSRKDIIRLGHGGLCLVCEECRYPECGFGKGS, from the coding sequence ATGAAAGTAGTTCCCGTATACCAGGCAGAAGGCATGGTCCTTTGCCATGATGTTACTGAAATTATTCCGGGAAAACGCAAGGGAAAGGCCTTCAGGAAAGGACATGTAATTCGACGGGACGATATACCCAGATTGCTGACTATTGGCAAAGAAAATATTTATGTCTGGGAAGTAAATGAGCAAACCCTGCACGAAAATGATGCCGCGCTCAGATTTGCGCAGGCAATAGCCGGTCCGGGTTTGTCGCTGGCCGAGGCTTCTGAGGGGAAAGTTGAAATAACAGCCAGTATTCGCGGCTTGCTAAAAATAAATGGCGAAGCACTGGAACGGATTAATGATATTGAGCAAGTGGCAGCAGCTACCTTGCATTCAAATCAAATAGTAGATGCCGGGAAAAAGGTGGCAGGCTGCAAAATTATTCCTTTGGTGATTGGCAATGAGAAGCTTAAGCAAATTGAGCAGATCGGTATTGACTGTTATCCGGTAGTGGAAGTCAAACCCTTACAGGCTTGCAAGGTGGGGGTGGTGACTACCGGCAGTGAAGTTTATCATGGCCGGATTACAGATTGTTTTGGTCCGGTGCTGACAGATAAGTTTGAACGGTTGGGAAGTTCTGTTTTGCGTCAAGTGTTTGTACCTGATGATATTTCGATGATATCCAAGGCCATTCACCGTTTGCTGGCAGAGGGGGCGGAGATGATTGTCACTACAGGCGGCATGTCTGTTGACCCTGATGATGTAACCCCATCCGGTATCCGGGCGGCAGGAGGCCAGATTGTTGCCTACGGTGCACCTACTTTACCTGGTGCCATGTTTATGCTGGCTTATTTCGGAACCGTTCCGGTTTTAGGCTTGCCTGGCTGTGTGATGTATCACAAAAGCACAATATTTGACTTGGTGGTTCCCCGCCTGTTAGCGGGTGAAGTACTGTCCAGGAAGGATATCATAAGGCTCGGGCATGGCGGGTTGTGCCTGGTGTGTGAAGAATGCCGTTATCCTGAATGCGGCTTTGGCAAGGGAAGCTGA